From the Oryctolagus cuniculus chromosome 17, mOryCun1.1, whole genome shotgun sequence genome, the window AGAGCCGTATCCTGGTTTTAGACGAGGCCACAGCTGCCATCGACTTGGAGACTGATGACCTCATCCAGGCGACCATCCGCACCCAGTTCGACCACTGCACCGTGCTGACCATTGCACACCGGCTGAACACGATCATGGATTACACCAGGTAGGGAATGGATACAAGCGCGGGCAGCTTGGGGTGGGGTTGCCTGGGGCTGCAGATTAGGGCGAGCTGGGGCAAAGAGGAGCAGACCTGGTGTTCTCAGGATATGAAGCACAGTAGAATGGAATTACCTGGGCAACGGGGCGGGGGCACAGGGACACTGTGGAGTTACGAGGGGCCACTGGCACTCCCCAGGCACTGTGGCTTGTACACAAGCCGCCTCCTCTGTGCCCCTGTGGATAAGGTGAAGGGACCTGGATCCTCCAGGCCGAATCACGGCACCTCCTCAGTACCATTCACACAGCACTTGCATATAGTGATACCTGTCAGGGAAGGTGTGTGATGCCGGTCCCGGCCTTGGCAGCTGGCCCGACCGCCCGGGAAGAGCATTGTGTGAGCCCCAGGCCCAGCTTGGCACGGactgctgtgtgacctcgggcCATGCTCAAGACCGTTCTGGGCCTGTTTCAAAGGAAAGGTCTTCTCTCGGATTGTTGGAGGCCATTAATGGAATGTGCAGATGGGACTGGGAAGCATCAATGCCCAACCCCTCCCCACCTTCCTGCAATTCTCCCTACACAGGTCCCTCCAAGGACTGGGACTTTGCCCTCAGAATCTTCTGGGAAgggttggtggggggagggaacaGGCTATTTGGCCAAAGGAAAAATTGTGACCCATTCCCTCACTGCAccaaagggaagagagaggaggctgGAACAGACCTGTGGAAGGAACACAGGGCTGATACATCCCCAGgccttcattcattcagtcaacaCCTGGAGGGcaaggggaggtgggagggacccaaaaGGGCCAAAGGGGTCCTGGGGGCCATTCTGGGCTCCGGTAGGAGCAGGGGAGGTGGGCAGAAGCGCAGGGCCCTGGGACAGGCTGAGCAGAGGATTTCttcccaggacccctccccaaAAGGGCACATTCAGCAGCAGCCTAGGGCAGGCGGCTCAGGCTGACCTTGGGGGCTGGGAGTTCATtcattgtggtgaagcaggtagaAATAATCAGGCTGccaacctgagaaagcaggggtcCGTGGTGTGTACAGGCTGGAGGGACCACCGGGACACTTCCTCTGCTAAGCAAGGGAAGCAAAGCCAGGCACAAAATGAAAGCTGAGGgtggagtggggagaggagaaagggaggggacaGTTTCAGGCAAAGGACCCAGGGCACGCCCGATGCAGGAGAGGTGGTTCAGCCAGGGTGAGCGGGAGACAGCAGGCCTGTGCTGCACAGGGAGAATGGTGGAAAAACATCCAGTCCTTAACCTCTGACCGTTAGATGCCAGTGAAGGCTCTGGTGGTGGGGGGTAGCGGGAAAGGGGCTGAGCAGTCTCCCAGGCTCCCGTTTGGGCAGTGGCCAGCGATGCCAGTCTGCCCTCGCTCCACTCTCAGCAGGGAGTGGCCATCGCATGTCTCCTGGATTGGGGgagccctctccctccttcctcctgctggtGGAGCTGACCTGTGGGCCCTGTCCCAGGTGCACTTTATGCGACGCTGATGGGCAGCTGGAACCGCAGGACCAGGCCTGGCTGAGCGTGGGTGGGGGGAGAtccacccagcagcagcagcaacagccaggttggCAGCCCCAGTCCCAGATTTCACAGCAGCCGCTACCCCGCCGTGTGCCTTTGTGAGCTGGCACAAAGCAGACGGACGCACACAGGGCCCGGCGTGCAGGCCCGTGGCTCCCCACGCACAGCCTGCTCAAGTCCTCTGACCCTGGTGAGGAGAAGGGCTCATTAGGGAAGGTTTTCAGAGCCCCAACTAGCACAGATGAATAGGGCCTTGTGTTTGATCCCAAAACCTGCTCCATTTGGCAGGAGAGCTcacagaatggctaaaataacCAGGCTTCAAGTGCGCACATGCGGCGTAGCGGCTGTGCTGTGTGGCTACGCTGAAGTAGGTGGGCTGGCATGTCACCGTGGGGTCTGTGCAGTACCCGGAGGACAGCGTTGGACCACGTGGCCAGGAGTGGGCTGTTGGACAcctgctgcttttttttcttggctAGGATCCTGGTCCTGGACAAAGGAGCGGTTGCTGAATTTGATTCTCCCACCAACCTCATTGCTGCCAGAGGCATCTTCTACGGGATGGCCAGAGATGCTGGGCTGGCCTAAAACACATTCTTGGGATTTCCTCCTGGCCTTTCCTGGTGTTTGTCAGGAAGGGGAATGACACCAAGCAGACTGGATGGCAAATGCAGGGGGGCGTTTTTTTAGATTCTGCCTCTGGAGAGAAGTCACAGAATAACCATGCTAGACACCTGAACGTGGAAGTGAGACCCAAGAAGTGAATGACACACCTGCCAGGGTCATAGTTACCGAGACAGGGCCCAGACTGGTGTCTGGATGTCTTGATGCCCAGCTGAGTGTTATTTCCATCCTGtactgtttttaaacaatcattttgggggctggcactgaggcatagctgccactgcctgcagcaccagcatcccatatgggcactggttcgagtcttggctgctccacttccaatccagctctctgctatggcctgggaaagtccttgggcccctgcacccacgtgggagacccagaagaagctcttggctctggatcgGTACAGCGccggccatcatggccatttggggagtgaatcagtggatggaagatccctctctctctgtaactctgcctttcaagtaaataaatctttaaaaactttttttgagGGATGGCCTCCCCCTTCTCCTGACTGTCCATATTTCCTatagtttttttggtttgtttttaaataaagcatttttcctCTAGAACAGAAGACTGTCGGGTCAGGCCACGCCTGGGAACTTAAGTGCTGTCCTCTGGGGCCCTGCCCGAATGCATTCCAAATGGAGCACTGATGAAATAAAGCTGTGGTCAGCACACAGATGTAGCCTGTTCCTGCCTGTCCATGAGGTTTGGGGACCtcagaggaggctgggaggaaggggacGAGGCCGGGGACTTCATGAACGTCCACTTGGCggagcttatatatatatatacagcttTTGGCTATAAGTACCACCTTCCCAGACACTCTGCTGGGCAGCTGCCAGCAGTTCCTGCTCTACCGTGCAGATGCCGTTAACAAGGTGAGAAGAGGCCCTGCGCCAGCTGACCCGGGCCCCTGGGGAAAGCTGCTGTGAACACCCCCCGGGGTTCGGGTCACCTCCTCAAGCCCGAGCCTCTGGGTGCTGAGAAGCAGGAGGTTTTCTCTCCTTGCTCATCCACAAGTCTGTTCTCAGAGCCCGCGAGGCCTCCAGCTTGTTCTCAGTCCCGCAGAGGAGCCCCGGGGCAGCCCCTACCTTGACAGTCCCGGTGTATAGCAGACGCGAGGAGGTGACTTACATTAGCTTCTCTGAGCAGGCCAACCAAGAATTCGCCATCCGCAGGTCCAAGTCCGCCTGCAAAAGCCTTTCCGAGTGGGATGGCTCCCTTCCCTCGGTGAGTTCACCGGGGTTCTAGACTCCTTTGTGTCTCTCCCGGCTGGGCTTCCTCATCCCTGGTCAGCAGCATCCCCACCCTAGAGGGTTTGCAGCAGGTAGAGAGGGCGCCTTTGATGCGGGTTCCCTGGCCGCAGCACCATTTGCTAAAGGTTAATCACACTGTTAGGCAGGCTCTGTCTGCCCAGCTTGTTTATGAGTATCTGGAAGACGACTTCCATCCATGCGAGAAAGCAAGGATGAAGGCACAAATGCCCAAATTATCCTGCCTCTCCTTGGTGCTAAGAAAAGGTCTCTGTTACGCTCTCTGATTTATTATGCCAATTTGGCATGACGCGTGCTTTGTGAGGCACCGGCTGGCCTAGCCGtcagaaaagcacattcttccaGCATCAACTCCAGCTAAGAGCTCGAGAGCCGAAGGTGTAAGGCTGGATTTTCTCTCCTGGCTTAGGAGGTGGCTGCTGAGCTCACTGGGGGCCTGACAGGCGCTGACAGGCGCTGACAGCCCGAAGGCGAGGCTCAGTTGCATCACGTAAATAGGATAATCAAGGAACGTGGGTAACGGGGATGACCTCCCTCGAGCAGCTCAGCCACCCCAGGGAAAAGGCCACCACCGTGAGCCGAGAGGGAAGACGCCACACCAAATACATGTCTCCAGGTGCCACTGACAGGCCACGCGCGCCGCAGCGGCAGTGAGATGGAGGAGGCTCAGGTGGGGAGCGGACCCTTCTATTCTTCCTGCAGGGCATCTGGTCCCTGGGTCTGTCCTTCAACTTGAACTCTCTGTGATCAGAAGTACTGTGCTGGTTAGGAGACCAAAATTAAAGAATATGGGCTCAGTcagttaatatttaattttaataacactTGTCATGTTTGGACAGTCAGCAATGCACAAAGGAAAAACTCTTCGGTGAATTTTACACAATGTGAACACATGCTCTAGATACgcagtggaggaggaggggtgaaTTCATGGTTAACAaagctaaaaacaaatccttgTTATAAATTAcacaaagtatataaaaatatttctctgaatGCATAGATTAAGACTTTAAACTCACCTACTGGCGACTGTGCAGTCTTACTCACTGCCCTAGGCAGGAGTCAGCTGGCCAGGGAGGATTTCATAAAGGAGAAGGGACCCATCTCCCACCCGAGACACTGAGACCTTGGCTCCCCTCTGTTTTTCAGCCGGGGGAGCGCCCTGAGCCCCTCCTCTGTAGGCTGCCTCCCAGCCAAGGCCTCCCTGCTCTCTGACAGTCTCTAACTCTTATGGGTGGCTGACAGGGTCTTAACCCCAGTAACTTAGACATGAATTAATACTGAATTTATTTCTGCTAGGCTAGAACCAGACTTAATTATATTAGTAAATTGCAACTTCTCTCAAAGCAAGGGGAAAAAGAAAGGTGACTACATCCGAGTGGTTGAAACTCAGGGGAAGTTTCTTTAGAGCACTCCAGAAGAGGGGGTGTGGGCCTAAGTAACCTTCGCTCGTATGCAAACACTGAACAAGGGTAAGTCAGCAACAGtaatcagtggaacagaacacaATGAAGTCACTCACAGCGACTCCCTGAAAACCCTGCTACCTCCCTTTGGCAACAGGCAGCAGCGGGAGGCCATTATCTTAGCACAacattctcttcctctcccatcttCTGCACGCTCTCACTCAATTGTAGTGTTCTAATGAAATTAGGTGCACGCAGTTTGGAAGCCGGGGTTCTTTGGAAACTCTAGGCACTGTGGGGAAAAGCTGCTCCAGACCGCAGGGATGCGCTTCCACAGCTGGCTCCAGCCCGCCCCCTGCGTGTCTAAGTGTGCTCCTTCTCATCGCTGAAGTCAAGCTGTTTGTGTCAGTAATAAGGTGGCGTTTCTTTTAACATTAACGACACTGAAGCAAAGGAAAAGaacacattctttaaaaaaaaacttcgtGTGCCATGCTCAAGAGTTTAATCAGgtgtttctgtttttgcttttaagaaCAAAGTCTGGCAGACTCATAACTGACTCTGTTAAGTGGGTTGGGGGAATCCCTAAGATCAAACAATTTGTTTACAAAAGCAACAGATTTCAGAGTTGTGTAAAAATcctaataatttcaaaataacctTTATCTTTGATACAAAAATAAAGATGCTAACTCCTTTAGCTCAGTTTCCCACAACAGCCTTTAAAATAGCAACAGATTCAGTCTCAAAAATTGCTTGTCATTTCTAATGGAAAAGGAAAGGGGTGAACACAGACCGGCAGCTCCTGTGCTCCTCTCGGGGTGCCCACAGCAGGCGCCTCCCAGGCAGAAGGCACTGCTCCCACAGCCAGCATTAGTGAGCCCTCTAGTGACCACGAAGGGGACTTGACGCAGAGATGGCCGGCTACACAGAGAAGCAGTCATGAGTGCTTTTACAGAGGAAAAGTGGGGAGGGGAAGCTCTTTTGGTTAACAGCGTATCTACAATTAGGTATCTGTATTCTTAAATACTTTAAACCTGAGTAACATTTATAAATACGTTATATGAAACCTCACAGCCACAAGTCACACAAAAACTCATTTGTCCAGTACCTGTGCTTTCCCAGTCACTTCACAAATTCAGGAGAGTTGTGAGCATGCAACACCAAGAAAAGTGCATCCTGGCCCTTCAGGTGCACGGGCAACAGCAGTGGCGAGAAACAGGCTCTGCGCTCTCTCAGCTTCTGCTAAGACAACTCTCACATTCTGCACAAAAAACACACTGGATACACAGtcttcagcctctgcctctccaaaccACTTCTCAGCTGTTCAAAGCTTCAAGCAATAGGTTTATTGTGCACCAAGAGGCTTGGAAGAGTGGCACCACTGCTTGGGGGTCAGGGGCTTCCTACCTTGGCAGAACAATGTTAGTGCCTACTACCCAGAGACACCAGGGGCCCTCCCGGGCAGCCAAGGCATTTGGATCAATGGCCTGTCCTTGGCCCAGAAGTGACACACGCTGTCACAACACTCAGCGACAGAAGTCCCTGCTGTATTAGTAAGTCAGTTTTGAAGCTCTCCTGTTATAGCAAGGCCTTTCAGTCAGAGTGGAGGCAGCATTTctgaagagaaaattattttcacttaTCATTAGaaccagttccagctcctggaaaTCTTGGAGTCGGGCAACATCTTTGTCCTAAAACAAAAACAGGTTACGTAAGTTAAGAGGGGACATTTGCCTCCTTGTTTGGTGTGCTCTACCCAGACCAGTATCTTGGTTTATTTTGAAGCCAAGAAgcaaaaaaacaagacaaaacaaatccaaaagCAGACTAAGACGGGGTAGTGTAGTAGCTCTGTGCGTCTGTCCTGTAATTTAAGTTGGTTCTTTTCTTGAAACACATGAGATAGAGATACATCTAATAGTGCCCTACGGTAATCCTTACAGGTCATTACAGAAATAACATGGGATCCTACAGCTTTCAAAAGTCCGAGTGTCTTCAAATTCAGTAGAGGGAAAGAACGATTAATAATtacatttaggggctggtgctgtggtgtagtaggctaagcctttgcgtgtggcactggcatcccatatgggtgcctgttcaggtcccagctgctcctctttgctaatagcatgggaaagcagtagaaaaccaccaagtgcttgggcccgtgcacctgcgttggagacccaaagaagctcttggcttcggattggtgcagctctgactgttgcggccatttggggagtgaaccagtgtatggaagacctttctctctgtctctccctctggctgtaactctacctttcaagtaaataaaaaataattaaaaaaaaaaactaatttagaAAACGATTCCTTGCTCCCTCTctattctcttttcatttcctcAGCTATTACTGAGAACCAAGGAGGAGCCAcagtatttcccaaatgcccttaCCCTTTCTTACCTTTCTTAACAGGGTGTTGGGTAACTTTCTGATCTTCTCCACTTGGTCGGGGTTAACGCCCAGCTCACAGCAACTCACTCTGAGCAGTTCTTGGTAGGTGAGCTCCTGTCGGTCCAGTTCAATTTCAATGAAATCATTTTCTCGAAGAGATGGGTTCTGAATTCTCACTTTGAGTACCAGTTctagaaaaaagagggagaagtgtTTATAAATGGTTCTGATGTAGTAAAGCCCACCTACTTTAAGATCTTTTccaggggctggccttgtagcactgcaggttaagctgcaacctgcaacaCTAGGAttccatataagcaccagttatagtcttggctgctccccttctgatccagctaatgtcccttggaaagcagtggaggatggcccaaatatttgggtccctgcacccatgtgggagatccagatgttgttccaggttcctggctcagccccggccatatggccatttggggagtgaaacaacagatggatgacctctctctttctgcctttcaaataagtaaaataatttttaaaaatttttttatattgttatttatttatttgaaaggcagagttacagagaggcagagcagagagagagaggtcttccatctgctggttcacttgggccatcttctgctgctttcccaggccataacagagctggaatagaagtagagcagccagggcttgaactggcacctacatgggatgtcagcactgcagtcggcggctttacccgctatgccacggcactggccccttataaagctttaaaaagaaaataaaactgattcACCAAGTAAAACAGGTGTCCATCCCAGCTGTGCAGAAGGATAATTTACTTCTGCCACTGAAGCTAGGAAAGTAAAGACCTCAGAATGGATTTGGGTATCAAACTAcacatgaggggccagtgctgtggtgtagaaagtaaagctgctgcctgcagtgccagaatctcatatgggtgccggttcgagtcctggctgctccacttcccatctggctctctgctatgacctgggaaagcagtagaagatggcccaagtccttgtgcccctgcatccccataggagacccagaagttcctggcttctggcttccgatcggcccagctccagctattgcagccatttggggagtgaaccagtggatggaagacctctctgtctctccctatcactgaaataaataattaaaaaaaaaaaaaaaaaaagacaaaatgacacTGCTAACCAAATGCGGTGGTGGGTGGTCCTAGTCAAGAGGCAGGGGTAGGGGCTGAAATAGCTCCAAAACAGACACTGACAAAACTTAAATACAGACTACAGATTATAGGACAATATATCAAAGACATGTTTCCTAAATCTGGCAATTGTACTGTAATTACAGAATATAATACCCTCGTTCTTGGAAAGAAGTAATAGGATCAGCACCTACATATTTCAAGGTAAAAGGGCAAAAGGTAAACAATTTGTAAATCTGAGTAAAGGGAGTTCTTTATCTTAGCCTTGCCACTTTCTGGACATTTGTAATTACAGTCAAAACATACACTCaagcacacccctcccccagccaccaaCTCCCTGTCGCAGAGACCATTTGCTGATGAGGAGTACCTTGCATATTAAACGGAAATGCTCCGGTGAAGAAAAATGGCTGGAATGCTGGCGCCGGTCCTGCATATGTCCCATTTTGAGGCTCCAGAGACACTGGTGGCTTGGACGGGACAGAAGAGAACAAGGAGCGGCTCTGACTCACTGGTGGCTGACAAACAGGACCTGGTTTTGTGCTTTCTGGTGTTCTGAGAATGGCAGAGGGGGCAGGCACATCACCGTTCTGTACCAGTGCCAAAGAGGTGTGGTCCCGTGGAAAGGCCCCTAGCAGGGGAGTTTCCCcagggggaagcagtggaggcgAGCCATCTGCAGGGGGGGACGCGGGAGGCGTGGAGGGGCCCCCATTCTGCAGCTGGGCTGAATCCTCTGCTGCGGGGGTGTAGATAAAAGGGAAGGCTGGATTGGCCAAGTAGTTGGGCACAAAGGGCAATTCGGACTCCTTCTTCAGCTGGGGGAGGCCGTCGTCGTCATCCTCATCTTCTTCCACTTAAAAAGAAGAGCACAGAGCATTTACACAGCCCTCTAATGGTGGCCAGGGAAAAATATGATCTGGAAACTAGTGGCCTTTGATTGACAAACATTTTGGTCAATGTAGACTGCCTCTTCAGGCCAGGGGAGAGAATATTTTTATTAGGTTTATGATTACCATTTTTATCAGTCTTAAAATTTTACAAGTTAAAAAGAGAATCCTTTAATGCCAACCTCCCCACAAGCAACATATGTCTTGGAACAGAAATCAGCTTTCAATTATTATTTGGCTACATGACTGGCATCAAGAACACAGCCATGAGTCTTAAATTAGACAAAATCCGAAGCACCTCCAAAACACAGGCTCACCTCCCATAATCTTCCTGATTTCTCTTCTGGACGTCAACTGCACTGGCATCTCTCCTTTTGTGGTAAGAATCTCCTTGTCAGCTCCCGACTTTAACAGGTAAGAGACCACTTGACCATGGTTCCGTTTACATGCCCAGTGTAAACAGGTCCTGTCCCAacaaaagaatgattttaaaaggGAAGTCATTGGGATTTCAAATTCTAAACATTAGTAAATAAATATGTGGGAGCCTTTTTGAGTTCAGTTTGAATCAGGAAatcaggctgggggctgggcgctgtggcgcagcaggttaaagccccagcttgcagtgctggcatcttatgggcgccagtttgagttctggctgctccatttccaatccagctctctgctgtggcctgggaaagcagtagaaaatggcccaagtccttgggcccccacgacctagtgggagacctggaagaagctcctggcttcagaacagatcagctctggctgctgtggtcatttggggagtgtaacagtggaatggaagacttctctctctgactctactgctctctatctttcaaataaataaaataattcttaaaaaaaatgaaatcaggctGGTAATCTCAACTTTTCACAAAGCAAACCATCAAAAATTTTAGGGGTAGATATTTATcagagcagttaagatactgctgggatgcctgcattccatgttggagagCCTGAATTCAAGTTATACCActggatgccagcttcctgccagtgagaggcagcaagtgatggctcaactagttgagtccctgccaaacacataagagacccagactgagtccctggctACAGCTTCaagctggctcagctctggccattgaaggcatttggggggtgacctaCTGGATAGGAgtcactctgtctccctctctctaccttttaaataaataaaacattagggcctgcgctgtggcacaggctcttggttttggcccagcccagacctggctgttatagctatttggggaatgaaccagcagatggaagatctctctcctttctctaaaTCTAcctctcaggggctggcactgagatGTAGCagaagctggcaccacaggccataCAGGTACCGATTTTAGtgctggctattccacttcagatctagctccctgctaacacgcctgggaaagcagaagatggcccaagtgtttgggcccctgcatctacatgggagaccgggaagaagctcctggatcctggctttggcctggcccagccctgaccactgcagccatttggggagtgaaccattagatctctctctctctctgtctttccctatctctgtgtaactctttcaaataaatctttaaaataagcaaaaattcaatgtgtttaaatcttatttttacaTTCATTTCTGATCCCTAGTAAAACTAATTTATCCTAACAGCCTTAACTTCAATGGTTTCCAAACAGCTGGCCAGCTGACTGGCTAACTCCAATGGTACTGTAGAAAGTTAGTTATCACTACTGCTTATGAGATCATCTCAGTCtcttcaaaacacatttttcagccggcgccacggctcactaggctgatcctccgccttgcggcgccggcacactgggttctagtcctggtcggggcaccggattctgtcccggttgcccctcttccaggccagctctctgctgtggccagggagtgcagtggaggatggcccaa encodes:
- the LOC100340343 gene encoding ankyrin repeat domain-containing protein 40; the protein is MSALLEQKEQQERLREAAALGDIREVQKLVESGVDVNSQNEVNGWTCLHWACKRNHGQVVSYLLKSGADKEILTTKGEMPVQLTSRREIRKIMGVEEDEDDDDGLPQLKKESELPFVPNYLANPAFPFIYTPAAEDSAQLQNGGPSTPPASPPADGSPPLLPPGETPLLGAFPRDHTSLALVQNGDVPAPSAILRTPESTKPGPVCQPPVSQSRSLFSSVPSKPPVSLEPQNGTYAGPAPAFQPFFFTGAFPFNMQELVLKVRIQNPSLRENDFIEIELDRQELTYQELLRVSCCELGVNPDQVEKIRKLPNTLLRKDKDVARLQDFQELELVLMISENNFLFRNAASTLTERPCYNRRASKLTY